Part of the Prosthecomicrobium sp. N25 genome is shown below.
TGCCGAGGGCGGGCGAATTCCGCAAGAAGCTTATCGCCGATGCGCTCTCGCCCCTCGATCGGCAGTTCGGCGCGTAGCGCGTCGACTCCGGCGCGATAAGGAAAACGTTCGGCTGCGACCGCGTCATCGGCGCCGAGCCAGGGCGCCCGGCCCGAGGCAGGCCGGGTCCAATAGGCTTCGGTCGGATGGAAGCGGCGCGTTACATTGCCCGGCGCGGTAGCGGCGAGGCCGAGCATGATGTCTTCGCGCTTCCCGCCGCCGGAAAGGCCAGTGCGAATGTACAACTCAGGCAGGTTGATCGTGTCGAACAAAAGTTGCGGAATCCAGGCGATATTGGCGCGAAGATCCTGGAGGCGGCGCCGCTCATCCAAAGCGGCGCCGGCGCGATCGGCACCTGCGTTCTGCCAGAGGTTTGAGAGTGTCCCGACATCCAGCCGCTCGGCAATGTCCTTACCGAACAATTCGCTGACAAGAGCTTCCGCAAATTTCCAGGCCTGCGCTACTGGCTGGCCATGTCTATCGAGTGCGGGTTGGCCAGTGCGCGCCGAAAAGGCAGCGAGGCCATCGAGCAAGGCTGCGAGCACCTGACCACGCACGACGAAGTGATTGTCCGGGTTGATTGGCACGTCGAAATTGTTAGGCTCGATCATCGCGCGGGGATGCGCGAACCACCAGCTGTCGCGCGGCGAATAAAGCGACAACGTCACCCCGGTAGTCGGGCGATCGTCAATCCCTCGCCCGCCGCGCCCCTTGCGCTGCACAAAGCTCGCCAGGTTTTGGGGAGCATAATGCTGATAGACCATCGTCATGTCGGGATCATCAAACCCGACTTCGAGCGAGGAGGTAGCGAACAGGATGTCGCTTTCCTTGATCAGTCGGTCGACCTTGCCTTCGGTTGCCGAAGAAATGGGCTGGCTTGCGACATGGAGCGGCGATCCGGTTTCGAGCGGGCCGGCAGCAGTCTGCTGATATTTGTCGGTCGCGGCGAAGAACCAGCATTCGCCGTCCTCGAACCAGTCACAGCCATGCGGCTCGCCGCAGCATTCGCGCTGCGGCGAACCGGTAACCGGGTCGTCGGGATATAATCGGGTGCGAAGCGCCGAGAGGGTCTGCTCCTCTTCTGCATCGACAAAGGCGCTGTGCATACGCCTGAGCTTGTCGATTGAGTCGAGAAACACGAGCGAGCGATAGCCGCCCGCCTTGCCGGTGCGGCGCCGCATGCCGTGAGCGAGACACATCACGGCCTGGATGGTCGTTGACGCCCCAGCGATGTCGTTGCCGCGCGATTCGATCTCCGGCTGGACGAAAAAGAAATACTCGCGGCCGCGCGGGTTGGTGTCGGCCTCCCCTTCCTCGGGGCGGATCGCGGTCACCGTGCTGCAGTCGATCAGTCGGCCAAAGGCTATTGCGGGATCCCCAAGTGTCGCGCTCATCCCGATTGCTAGCGGTTGCGCGCCATCGCTGTTCGATTTGGCGCGATGGATTAGGCGTCTGAAGGTATGGCCGACCTGTGCACCATGGATGTGGGAGAATAGATGAATTTCATCCGCCAGCAACGCGCGTGGCGCCGCGAAGCCCGCGACATCGCCGAAGATCCGGCCATAGGCGGGATTGTGCATCCACTGGTGGAGCGAATCGGTGGTTGGCAGGAAGAAGGCGGGCGGGGTATTCATCAGGCCAGATTTAGAACCGACCCAGCCATCATAGTTCCAGCCGCAGTCCAGGCAGGCGAGCCTGTCGCAGCCGGACCGCCCGGCGCCGACTTCGAGCAAAAGCGGAGATTCACATTCGGGGCAGCCGAAAAAGGGGAAGTCGAGCTTGCCCGGCGCAGCAGTCGTCCAACCGCGCGCGACATCGTCGGCATGCAGGCGATCGAGACGCGTAGGGACGGCCCCGACCTGAAGCCCGATCGTGAGCAACGGCATGCCCTCGACTGTACTCAGCGCCGCCAGATACTTCGTTAGCCGCTGCGCCTGGTTCGCAGCCAGACGCACGCGCGGATATGCAATGACGGCGCGCGTTCCCTCAATGCCCGCCAGACGATCGGCAGCAGCGGCGGTAATCATCGGGAGGCAGGCCGCCTCAGTCTTACCAGAACCGGTATCGGCCGAGATTACTAATTGGGGGCTCGCATCGCCAAGCCAAGCAGAGATGATATTTTCAAATGCGCGCTGCTGGAAACCAGCAATCATCGGGCCTCTGCCCCACTGGGCGTTCAGCATGTCCGACATTCCAGCAAGTGCCGCGACAAGCGTCGGCTTGTCGGCGAAGCGCCCAGCAAGGCCCGTAAGCACGCCGGCGAGCGCAACGTCGCGTTTCGGCTTGTTGCGGTCGCGCAACTCGACCTTGATGCTGCGGACCAAATAGGGGCGCGCACCGGCGTCGTCCGGGCGAAATCGTTGTTTGATGTAGCGCAGTTCGCGCGCGAGTTCGGCCATGCGACTGCGGAGGCGCTGATCTTCGGCTAGCATTACATAGCCATGGGCGACGAGTCGACCGATGGACAGCGCAACTGCCGTACGAGCCTTGGAAAGCTGGTCGGCGAGCCGCTGGGGAGAAATCCATCCTTCGAAAATGCCGAAATTAATCTGCCGCGCCTCATAGGCTTCGAGTGCGTTCAGGATGACGAAATCCTCGTCGGTGAGATCGGGCAGTGCAGCTGGGTCCAGCGCTTCGACGGTCCGCCGCCGCGCGCTCAGCTCGACGCGGATCCCGTGCCCGTCTGGCTGCAGGCGAATGAACCCGGTCGCCGCCAAATTCTGGAGATGCACAAAAAGAATATCTTCTCCTTGCGGACTCATCCATGCGAACCGCTCGCGCACGCGGTCGTAATAGGGCGCTCTACGCCCGCCGCGTGCGCCTAGGACCGCTTCCTCAACGCGGAGTTGGAACTCCTCTGCGTCAGGCAGGAAGACCTTGCGTGGCTGCGGAAAAGGTTGGGCAGTCCACCAGGCGCCGTTGGCGCCGATCCGCTTCTGGAGGAGGATCCAGCCGCGATGATGAAGCGCGACCAGGTCAGCGAGCACCGATCGTTCGTCGCGCGCAAGATGGTAGCGGAGTTTGCCGAGCGGGACGTTGTTGTGCGCGCTTGCAAGGCTCAGTTGATCGACCGCGTCATAGACTACTCTTAGCTCTGGACTGATTTCGGTCGCGGAAGCCGTCGGGCCTTTGGGCGTGAGATCCGCCAGTACCGCGGCGTCATCAAAGCCGCGAACAAGAACTTCGGCCGGTACCGAGCGGCCTGCGCGATCTTGAACCAGGATATGACCCTTTGGCGCGCATGAGGCGACGAACTCGCGCATGAGTTCAGCCTGGTCGAGCGTTTCCTGATCAGAAGGCGTTGCTTCAAGCAACTTCCGGCTGATTAGCACGATCAGTTTGCTTCGCGCGCGAGTCGTCGCAACATTGAGACGCTCTGGGCTGAATATGAAGGCCGCCTCAGCAAGCGCGAATTCGGGGTCGGCGACGCAGTAGGACAGGATGATGCAATCTCGTTCCTTGCCCTGAATGCGGTCGACGGTTTCGACGAAGGGCGTCTCCCCGCCTGCTGCAAGGAGCGCTGCGATCTCCTGATTATGGGCACGGTGCGGACTGACCACTGCCATGCGCTCGCGCCAGAACTCGCCGGCTTCACAAGGCGCATTCCCATCGGCACCGAGGATCGAAGTCCGTAACCGCTTGGTCAGGCGACTGACGATCCCGGCCTCAAACGGACTGCGCGTGGCCGCACTCGGCCCCTCGTGGACGAAGACACAGATCGGCCATTCCGGATCGAGGAGCACGCGCTCCCAATCGGTGAGGCCGTCGTCCCACCCGTCTACCAGGGCTAGCCGGCGCCCCTTGGTCTCGTCGGCCGAGCGGAACTTGCTGGGGTAGAAGTTCTTCTCGGGGAAGTCGGTGAGCGGCGCGTTGAGGCGGAAGGTTTCCTCTAGCGCGAACTCGCGCGCTTTAACCGACTTCAGATACGCATAAAGCGAGCCGCCGAGATTGCGGCCCTCGACCTCGACGGCGCGCGAGACCCGGATCGGAGGCAGTTGCTTATCGTCTCCTGCGACGACCACGCGGCCGCCTCGCCCCAAAGCGCCTATGGCGATCAGACCGTGCCCTAATGGCATTTGTGACGCTTCGTCGATGCAGATAAGATCAAAGACAGGCGCGAACATGCCCGCAGCGCCTGGCAAGCGACCGCTCTGAAGGAGCTTGTAGATCGTCCATACCGAGGCCCCGAGGACGACGTGCGGGGCCGCGAGTCGGTCGACCGCATCCTTGAGGCCCGCGGCGCCGGTGCGCTCGATTTGGAGAATGCCTGGTGCCAATCCGTCCGGCGGCGCAGAACCAAAATAGAGGAGAGGGAGTTCGACGCCATGTGCGGCAACCCGCTTGGCCACGCCATCGAGCAGGTTGCCGATTGCAGCGCGGGTAAAGGCACAGACCAGGACGCGACAGGGCTTTCCCGCGGCGCGGCGGGCCAGAACATAGCCGAGGATCAGCCAGGCGAGCAGGTGGGTCTTGCCGGTGCCCGGCGGGCCAAGGACCAGCCCCGCACGTTCCATAGAGAGTCCCCGCCAGGCGGCGACTTGTGCCTGGCGCAATGGATGATCCTTGGCGGCCGCCAGCATCGGCTCGGCGAATTGACTGAGGGCACTTAACCAGATGTCGGGATCATCTGCGCCGCGGGCGAACCCTGGCAAATCGCGCAGGAATTCGAGGACCTCGTCTCGTACGCTCATGGCTAGTTCGATCCAATCAATGCGCCGATGAAGGCAGCTGCGCGCGGCCCATTGATATCGATGAAGCTGCGGTCAACATGCCAAGCTGGCCGGTCGGCCGAACGATTAAACATGCGCTGGAAGGTAGGACTGTCAAAGGCCGCTGCCGACATGTCGAGTGAGAGGAAGCGCTCCGGACGCCCAGGTTGGCGGCGCCAGAGGTTGATCGTGCAGTTTTGCCAGAGTGACGGATCGAGACGCATGTCGGGATCGTCATCGGTGAGGATGAGACCCATGTCCCCGGGCGCAATATCGCTTGTCTGGCTCTCCGGGGGGACGACGAAGGTCATGCGCTGGCGCGCGCCGTGTCGTTTGTTCGCGACCATTTTCATGCCGGCAATGCAGCGGCCGGCATCACGGCGTTGGGTTGAGGGTTGGGCAAGGCCGATCAGGGCTTCGAGCAGGCCGGCGCGGCTCTCCAGTACTTCCATTGCGCGCAGAACATCGAGATCGACGACCTCGAGGGGATCAAAGCTCGAGTGGAAGACAAATGGCTTTTTGTTTAGCCGTAATAAACCCGACGCACCCGACGCGCGCTCAGTGACGTCGGCATCGAACAACCAGTCGACGACCGCTGCAAGCGCACCGAGACGGGCAGCTACGTCGCGTCGCACGGCCTCGGCATCGGGGCTATCGGCGCGGCCCTCGCGCAGCCCGCGAATGACCTCTATTGACAGCAGGGAGGAGAAGTGTCGCTCGAATGCGGGCTCCGGACGATAAGGCATCGCGATCGCGCCCGCGTCGGCAAGCGCGCCTGACACCTGGCGCAGATCATAAGAAACGGTCACAGGCAACGCGTAGAGTTGCTCGACGACGTTGCGGACGGCGGTGGCGGGGAGGTAATGGGCCCCGCGAAATTCGGGCTCTGGGACCACATCCTCGGGCGGAAAAATCCGGACCATGTGGAGCAATCCGGCGCGGATCCGCGGATCATCGAGGTGCCGACCGATTGCGCGCTGGAGGTTCTGTGCTTCCGCCGGCTCATAGAAGAAGATGTGCGCGGTCAGCGTGTCTCCGCCAGTCTCCAGCGCGGCTCGGTTAAGCGCGTCAATCGTGCCAAGCTCGCCGAGCAACAGCGTGAAAATGCGGCACATCGCATCGGCTTCGCTGCCGCGGTCAGGGCGCTCAACGATCTCGATCACGGGCGCTTCGGTCTCAAGCTTGCAGATGCTGAGGCCAATTGACGTAAGCAGGTCGTCGACGGGATCATGATCAACGACGAGGAAGATCGCGACATCGACGCGCGGCGGCATCAGGAGACTATGCTCTTCGCGTGAGCGCAATGGCCGCGCCTCGATCAGCGCCTGCGCTCGCAGTCGCAACTGATCAGCTCGGCGTTGCAGCGTCCAGCCAACCCCGTCGCGCTGGCCGATACCCTGCGCCGCAGCGAGCTCCGCAACCGTACGGATGCCGTTGGCGAGGAGCGCACGCTTGGCCTCGTGCGAAATGCCCGCGACCGCTGAGACATCGCGGCGGTCCGCCGACACGTCCGCAGCAATTGATCGGACGCAGTGGGGGAGATAATTGCACTGCTCGCATTTAAAGTAGATGTGGAAGAAGGTCTTGTCGCCCCCCCGTCCAGGCAGGACCTGGACCGACGCGATCTGGCCGATCTGCTCGCGGCAGAATTTATCGACCATGCGCAGATAGGGGGCGAGCAGGAACCGATCGACCTGATAATTGGCGCCTTCGGCTGTCCCTTTGTCCGGGATCCGCCAGACTTCCCCGTAGAGATCGACAAACGCATCGACGCCCTGCTCTTTAAGGGCGAACTCGAGCAACCGGACGTAAAAGGCCACCTGGGTCTTGTGGAAGGCGGTCGCGTTGCGCGTTGCCTTGATATCGATGACTGTGAAGATCGGCCGGATACCGCTGCGATCTACGCGAATCAGATCAGGCTTGGTCTGCCGCACCTTAAGCGTGGTGCCGGCAAGCAGGCTCGGCGCTGATTGTGGGCGCAAGTTCATCTGCCAGGCGAAATACTCCGACTTGGCGCCGCTGAGGTAACCACGGCTTTGTTCTTGAGTCAGAATGTCCTTGCCGGCGAAGGGTCTCAGCACCTGCGCCCCTAGTGCATCGACAACCCGCCTCTCATAGGCGTTGCCGAGTTTGGCCCAGAGTTGCTCGCGCTGATCGGACAGAAGCGGGATCGCTGACTGCTCAGCCGCCTCCATAATGTCGTAGCGGGTCTTGCGTTCACAGCAATACTGGAACCACGACTTTACCGTAGAAGCACTAAATCCACCCGCCATCGCTCCCCCTCGATACTCCAATCCGGCCGATAGCTTCCGGCGTCGTTGGCGTAAAGCGCTGGCCGCGAAATTGAGCCCCCGCCACAATCCTGGCTCGGGAGAGATCCCCCGTGAGTCCCCTCTGGCGGCCTACGACTGCGAACTCCTGCCTCATCCCCCGGCACCGAACATTCGGCCCGCGGCGGTCTTGGATTCGCCAGAAGGTCATTGCGGTCGGCATAAAACGCTGAACAGTACGACACTGCGAAATATCGTGTGTCGCGCTGATTGAGGCAATCGGAATTTCGCGTGAGCGCCACTCCGAAGGGGCATCTTCTCCAGCATTCAATTAAGGGCTCGATAATGTGGCGTCTCTGGAGGTGGTGTAGGAGCGCCGGCACGGCTTAGGGCCGCGTCTGAGTGAGGCCGGTAGGCCCGGCAGGATGATGAGCTTAGCTTCGGCGATCGGGGCCGAGGATTTGCTGTGTCATTTAGCGCCTCTGGACGGCGGATTCGTCGATCTGTTCGACGAGCATGGCGCCGACCAGACGCAGGAAAGACGCGATCGGTTGGGGAGGATGCCGACGACGTTCGTCCTGCGCGTGATCTGGTCTCCGCCTCCGGCCCCCGCCGATATCAAGGCCGGGAGGAACGCTACCGGTTAGTCTCCGTCCAAATTGGCGCGCCTCCCGAGCCAGGTGAAAGCGCAGCCCATGTCGGCGCGCCACGTCCCAGGTGACCCTCATTTTGCCCTCGCTCATAATCAGAATTCGTTCTGGTTTGAGCTGCTCCCCTTCCTTGGACCGCCCGGCTGGGCCATCTCCAGGGGGTCTCGGTCAGGGTGGGCCGTGTGCCGCTGACCGATTCAGAAGCGCGATCGGAGGCTTGTAGCCGATCGCGCTGTGTGGGCGATCCTCGTTGTAGTGCCGGCGCCAATCCTCCATTTTTTGACGGGCATCTTCAAGCGACATGAACCAGTGCGCGTTCAGGCACTCCGTCCGGAACTTCCCGTTCAGGCTTTCAATGAACCCGTTGTCGGTCGGCTTCCCCGGTCGGGAGAAGTCGAGCACGACGCCGCGCTGATAGGCCCAGAGGTCGAGATCGCGCGACACGAACTCGGTGCCCTGGTCGACCCGGATCGTCTTCGGCAGGCCGTGCTCCCGGCCGATCCGCTCGAGCACCGCCACGACGTCCTCGGCCCTGAAGCTGAACCGCGGCTCGAGCGCCGGTGAGAACCGCGTGTAGGTGTCAACGATGGTCAGAATCCGGATCTTGCGGCCGGTGGCGAGTTGGTCGTGGACGAAGTCCATGGCCCAGGTCTCGTTGGCAACCGTGGCCGGACGACGGTCCTCGCGCAGCTTCGCCTTGACCCGTCGCTTCGGTGCCTTGTTCCGGAGCTGCAGGTCCAACTCTTTGTAGAGCCTATAGATTCGCTTGGCATTGACCATCCATCCCTCGCGCCTCAGCAGCACGTGAACCCTCCGGTAGCCGTAGCGCACACGCGTCTCTGCAATCTCCCGGATGCGCTTGACGAGGGCAGCCTGCGAGCGACGCTTGCCCTTGTAGTGGTAGGTCGAGGTCTCGGTTCGAAGCACGCGGCAGGCCCGCCGGATCGAGACCTTCCAGGTGCCGCGGACCTCGTCGACCAACCGGCGTCGCCGCGCAGGCCTCAGAGCTAATGGGATGGTCCGCCCCGTCCTCCCGCCGCAAACTGCCGCGGCTCAGAAAGGAGGCCTATGATGCGTAACAAACCCCTTGGTGCAGCCGTCTACGGTATCGATCTAGGCAAGAACGTCTTCCACGTACTCGGGACTGACACGTTCGGAGCTCCGGTCCAAACGGCGAAGTTCCGCCGTGACACGGTTCTGACTTTCTTCGAGCGGGCAGCACCGGCACTCGTGGGAATGGAGGCGTGCCCCGGCTCGCAATGGCTCGCCCGACGCTTGAAAGCGATGGGCCACACCGTCCGCATCATCCCGGCGCAGTTCGTAAGGCCCTACGTGAAGTCGAACAAGAACGATGCCAATGATGCAGCTGCCATCGCAGAGGCGGTAACACGGCCGACGATGCGGTTCGTTGAGGTGAAATCGACCGACCAGGTCGACCTCCAAGCACTCCACCGGATCCGCGATCAGATGGTCGGAGCGCGGACCCGGCTCGTCAGTCAAATGCGGGCATTCTGCCTTGAGTACGGTGTTGCCCTTCACAAGGGGATCGGGAAATTCAGAGCCGATCTTCCTCGCGTCCTGGCCGACACCGGCAATGACCTGACCCCTACCATGCGTCGGCTGCTCGGGAATCTCTTCCAAGACATGATGCACCTTGACCGCCGGATCGACACGGTCGCTCGGGAGATCGAAACGGTCGCTGCGCGAGACGATCGTGCGCGACGGCTCATGACTGTACCTGGGATCGGCCCTCTCGTGGCCACTGCGCTCCTAGCCGCGGTCGGCGATGGCAGGCAGTTCAAGAAGGCACGAGACCTTGCCGCCTGGCTCGGCCTGGTGCCACGACAACACTCCACCGGCGGGAAGCCGACGCTGCTCGGAATCAGCAAGCGGGGAAACGGCTACGTTCGCCGTCTATTGATTCACGGGGCGCGATCATGTGTGTCTCACCTCGACCGAGGGCGGGACCACCTCGGAGCCTGGATCGATGGCCTTCAGGCTCGCATGCACGTAAACAAGGTAACGATCGCATTGGCCGCAAAGGTCGCCCGTGTGGCCTGGGTGATTATGACAACTCCGGGAGCGATCTACGAACGACGTGATCGGGCCCCGGCCTGATCCACGATCGGCAGACTGCGAGGTTCGAGGCACGATGACGAGAAGGCTGATCGGCGCGTTGTAAGTCCTGTGCAAAAAAGCGTGCGCGAGCACGATGAAGTTTAGTGGAAACGACGCGCGCGGATCTCATCATGGCCTGGCTGCAACCGCAGCCCACTCGCGAGAGGCCGGATACATTTAAGCAAGCTGTCCTCGTCGAACCGTCCGCGACCCTTGCACGGACGGGGCGGACCATACATTTTTTGACAGCACGTCCCCGGGTAGACGGGCAGGTAGCCGATCTCGTAGACGATCAGGAGAGCGAAGCGGCCGAAGAAGCGGATCTTCTCGCGTAGGGCTCCTTCGCGCTCCGCCTTTGCCAAGGCGCCGACCAGGTCGGCCAGGGTGGCGAAGTAGACGCTCTTGGCCGCCCTGACAGCCTCGACGCCGAGGGCGATCGACAGATAGCTCTTGCCGGTGCCGGGCGGCCCGAGGAAGTGGAGCGTCTCGCAGCGGTCGACGAACTTCAGCTCGGCGAGTGCCATGACGCGGTTCCAGTCGAGCGAAGGCTGGAACGAGAAGTCGAACTCCGCCAGGGTTTTGATGGCCGGCAGCCGGGCCATGACGAGGGCCGTCTTCACGCGTCGGCTCTCGCGCAGCGTCACCTCCTCGGCGAGCAGCGTGTCGATGGCCTCCAGGGCCGTGGTCTCGCCGCGCTCATGCGCCGCACTGTGGCATCGAGGATTTCAATGGCGCGCGGTATTCGGAGGCCGACGAGGCTGCGCTTGATGCGATCGACCACGGGCAGGTGCTCTCCGGCGCTCATCGTGCACCTCCCTGGAAAGTGGCGAGGCGGCGGGCGACGGCGTCGTAGAAGTCGAGCGATCGGCGCGCGACCCGGTCGTCGGCGCCATGGAGGACGATAGGTTGGTCGGTGCCACTACCCACGACGCTTTGGAGACGATCTCGGCTTGCGATGCGCCGGATCCACCTGGCAGCGGTCGCGGCCTTCGAGGGGGCATGGGTGGCGATGAGGGCGGCGTCCTCGAAGATTCGGATCTCGTCGGGGGCGACATGGACATCCAGGATGGGGCGCCTCGTGGTGTCGGGCACGCTGTAGGGATTGCCGCCGGCGCTGACCATGCCCTCGTGCGAGACGCGCCGCTCGAGCTTCCGGAGCGACCGGTAGGGCACCAGCGGCAGCGGCTTCAGCGCCGGTTTCTCCTCGGCGTAGGCCTCGGCGACGATCCGGCCGGCGGTGGCATGGACGCGGGGCTTGGCGACGGTATCGAGCCAGTGCCGGTGCTGGGCGTTGAGGTCTTCCAGATTTGCGGAACGGCCGGGCCAGGAAGAATCTTCGCGGATGTATCGGAACGGCCGTTCCACCTTGCCCTTGTTCTTGGCGCATACGGCCGGCAGGCGCGCGGCTGGAAGCCATAGTGCCGGGCGAGATCGAGAAGGCCGCGGTTGTAGACGACCAGCCCGTCCGGATCCTGGCTGACGACCGCCGTCTTCATGCGGTCGTAGAGGATCTCGCGCGGCGCGCCGCCGATCGCCTCCAGGGCGGCGATGTGGCAGCGCAGGATCGTCTGCAGGTCCTGGTGCACGACGAAGCGCGCCCAGATCAGGCGGGAATGGCCGAGAACCAGGGAGAACAGCCAGATGCGCGTGACGCCCGGCTCATTCGTGAACGCGGCCTCGAAGCGCGCCAAGTCGACCTGCGCCTGCTCGCCTGGTGGCGTCTCGAAGCGCACCTCGAAGGGCTTGACCGGATCGGGCCGCAGGGCGCGGACGGCCCGCTTCACCGCGGTGTAGCCGCGGGGGAAGCCCCGCTCCCGCAGTACCCGTCATAGCCGAACCGCGGTCACTCCCGGACAGGCCCGCCAGCGGCTCGCGAAGATACGGCAGGAACGGGTCGACGCCCTTCGGCCGACGCACCCGTGGCCCATAGGCGGGCGGCTCAAGTCCGCTCGCGATGTAGCGCCTGACCGTTTTGCGATCGAGACCAAGCCGGCGGGCGATCTCTGTCACCGTCAGTCCCTGCCGATGCAGTTCCAGGATCATCATGAGTTCCCCAAGCGTGACCACCGAGTCGCCACTCCCGCAGAAGGGCTCCAGCATCGGTGACGACGCACCGTTCCGCCCTCTGGCATGCCAGAGGGCGGAATGGCGCAAGGTGGGGAATTTTCGAGGCCCACAAATGAGGAGAATTCAACGCCCGCTCATACGGGTTGCGAGCTCGTTCGGGGTGAGGCCGCCCAGACTGGTGTGCGGGCGGCCGTCAATGTAGTCGAGGCGCCAAGCCTCGATGATCCTTCGGGCTGCCGACAAGCCCTGGAACAGATGCTCGTTGAGGCATTCGTCCCGGAGGCGACCGTTGAGGCTGTTGATGAAAGCATTCTGGACCGGCTTGCCGGGCGCGATGTATTGCCACTCGACCCGGTGGTCCTGCTGCCAGACGAGAATGGCGCGGAACGTCAGTCCGGTGCCATTATCACTGACCACCATCCGCGGCTTGCCCTGGACTTCGACCAGACGATCGAGCTCACGGCCACTCGCCGGTTGAACAGGGAGGTGTCGACCAAGAGAGCTAGGCACTCCCGGGTGAAGTCGTCGACCACCACCAGGACTCGGAATCGCCTGCCGTCGGCGAGAACGTCGGAGACGAAGTCCAGGTTCCAGCGCTGGTTGGGGCCCTACGGTAGTGCCATCTGGGCCCTAGTTCCGAGCGCCCGCTTGCGACCACCGCGCCG
Proteins encoded:
- a CDS encoding helicase-related protein, which codes for MNTPPAFFLPTTDSLHQWMHNPAYGRIFGDVAGFAAPRALLADEIHLFSHIHGAQVGHTFRRLIHRAKSNSDGAQPLAIGMSATLGDPAIAFGRLIDCSTVTAIRPEEGEADTNPRGREYFFFVQPEIESRGNDIAGASTTIQAVMCLAHGMRRRTGKAGGYRSLVFLDSIDKLRRMHSAFVDAEEEQTLSALRTRLYPDDPVTGSPQRECCGEPHGCDWFEDGECWFFAATDKYQQTAAGPLETGSPLHVASQPISSATEGKVDRLIKESDILFATSSLEVGFDDPDMTMVYQHYAPQNLASFVQRKGRGGRGIDDRPTTGVTLSLYSPRDSWWFAHPRAMIEPNNFDVPINPDNHFVVRGQVLAALLDGLAAFSARTGQPALDRHGQPVAQAWKFAEALVSELFGKDIAERLDVGTLSNLWQNAGADRAGAALDERRRLQDLRANIAWIPQLLFDTINLPELYIRTGLSGGGKREDIMLGLAATAPGNVTRRFHPTEAYWTRPASGRAPWLGADDAVAAERFPYRAGVDALRAELPIEGRERIGDKLLAEFARPRQISLDKLGFFVGADWQTRWICEVTADGPVIRQSDELQHRPRRIAHESRGELRGFPIVAADPAKARLLEIGTSAPWLESLSVFIGDGLGRANSGLAILRLYWGADSEIRVEDRQADPVVFTQTFTAPGSDETLLHGFHILTEGVQFRIDRNRLDSFVAGERVRLAQSPAQRRWHMNQWMRHLVEARARAIGLNGYEAQRGAELFTAAAGDPDLRKRLSGLLTFWDKDDLAALFEDTRAKLLGQHPLLSIGRVARVAEALASIDFRDMFKAVLAEMKDEVAFGGYLRTLILHSIAQRLRLAFLLTGGGDDRRIVSHVKLPVQFGTAIPPESTDIITIAELGELGDGTTRAFEANLSQLKSLVANGFIEHCPAAEEDALAVRFFALPERHAAWRAKDPTKADQLAEIASELGQNGGVLPAPLLRILFGHEEIGASQFALYDLALEIEDLVADLVHRGGREPTAWEVTSGAVAQAEAG
- a CDS encoding IS110 family transposase, encoding MMRNKPLGAAVYGIDLGKNVFHVLGTDTFGAPVQTAKFRRDTVLTFFERAAPALVGMEACPGSQWLARRLKAMGHTVRIIPAQFVRPYVKSNKNDANDAAAIAEAVTRPTMRFVEVKSTDQVDLQALHRIRDQMVGARTRLVSQMRAFCLEYGVALHKGIGKFRADLPRVLADTGNDLTPTMRRLLGNLFQDMMHLDRRIDTVAREIETVAARDDRARRLMTVPGIGPLVATALLAAVGDGRQFKKARDLAAWLGLVPRQHSTGGKPTLLGISKRGNGYVRRLLIHGARSCVSHLDRGRDHLGAWIDGLQARMHVNKVTIALAAKVARVAWVIMTTPGAIYERRDRAPA